One genomic window of Parachlamydia acanthamoebae includes the following:
- a CDS encoding RHS repeat domain-containing protein, translated as ANHSYQHDSLFNRFVKDDQRFDFNSLNQLLGDKLSAYAYDPNGNLSERHDQKYTYDAWDRLLSVTIGNIRF; from the coding sequence AGCGAATCACTCTTATCAACACGATTCACTCTTTAATCGCTTTGTAAAAGATGATCAACGTTTTGACTTCAATTCACTTAATCAGCTTTTAGGAGACAAACTGAGTGCTTATGCCTATGACCCCAATGGAAATCTATCCGAGCGCCATGATCAAAAATACACGTATGATGCCTGGGATAGATTGCTTTCTGTTACCATCGGCAATATACGTTTT